The nucleotide window CGGTCGATCACCACGCCATCACCGTCTCCGCGCTGAAGGGCGGCATCACGAAAACCACCGTCGTGCTGGCGATCGGCACCGTGCTCGCGCTGCACCGCCGCGACCTCGTGCTGGCGATCGACGCCAACGCCCACCGCGGCACCCTCGCCCAACGCCTCGGCGAAGAAACCACCAAGACGGTCCGCGACCTCGCCGGCCAGTTGAACCAGGTCACCTCCGCGACCGACTTCCGCCGGTTCACCTCCCAAGCCGACACGCGCCTCGAAGTCCTCGCGTCCGAACGCGACCCCGTGAAAGCCCAGGGGTTCTCGGCCGAGGAATATCGCGACGTCGTTGACGTCGCCAAGATCTTCCGCTCGGTGATCCTAACCGACACCGGCACCGACCTCACCCTGCCGTTGATGGCCGAGGTGTATCGGGCCACCGACACCCTCGTCGTCACCGCCACCACCGCCCACGACGGCATCCAACTCGCCGCCGAAACGCTCGACTGGTGGGCCGAATTCGCCGGCGAGGAACTCGTCTCACACGCCGTGCTCGCGGTGACTGAGATCGTGCCGTTCACCCTCCGCCCCGACCAAACCCACCACGTCGAGCAGCTGCTCCAGGCCCACCAGCAACAGCAACAGCAGCGGCGCGCGGAAATCCGTGCCCAACTCGGCGGCCGGGTCGCCGAGATCATCTTCGTCCCCTACGACCCCCACCTCCACGACGGCGGCCACTTCGCCTGGCACCAACTCGGCCGCGACACCCAGATCGCCTACGAACAACTCGCCTACGCCATCGCCCAGCAATTCGGCGGCCGCGGCCGCATTGTCGGGACTGAGAATTCGCGTCAGTCACATGGGTCAGGCACGGGTACGTGAACGGCAGATCCCGAAGGGGCATCCCCGCCGCACAACTGGGGCTCGGTGCGCCCCAGCTACGGAGGGTTAGCCGGGGCGCGCCGGCGTTCTTCGCCAACTGATCCCTACCGCATGTATTAAACATCTGGTTGCTGGTAGTGTCCAGACCGCGGCACCCGATCGGGAACAATGACCGGGTGCCGCGCCGTGCCCGCCCCTCCCTGCCCCCATCACTGGAGGCCATCGTGAACGCTTTCGGCATGAGTCCGGTGCGGATCGCGATCTTGTCCGTCCTGGCGCGCCAGTCCGATCTCACGATCGGCGAGATCGCGGACGCCACCGCGCTGAGCCGGCCCACGATCGGGCCGCATCTAGGCGCGATGCTTACCGCTGGACTCATCCGGACCGACCAGCCCGACCAGCAGGCGCTCGGCGGGCGGCGCGTGCGCTATTCGGCGAACACGGCAGAGGTGCGGCGCCAGATCGCGCAGCTCATGGGCACACTCGCACCCATCCCGCCTCGGAAACGGCCCTAATCCGAGGTCGTGCAGTGGTTGTCGGTCTAATATCATTCGCGTTTTTGTTGCGTGTCGCCCTCGCGGAAGCACGGCACGGTGCGCCAGGATGACTTTCATGGCTCGCTGGACTCGCACGGAGACCGATACCCGGCCCTTGCCGGTAGGCGCCGAGGTCGACCTCGACACCGTCGCCCTGTTCGACACGATCAGCCGCGCACGCGGACACAGATCGCGCAGCGTCACCCTGCGCGAGGCCATCGACGAGTACATCGACACCCACGGCCACGAAGCCGGGCTCGTCCCCCAGGAGGCGCTGTTCGACGCAGCCGGCTAAAACGCCGGCCCCGTTCAGGGCAGTGCCCTGAATCGACGATGCCGCGGTGGCAGCCGCGGCACTCGTCCAGATCTGTAGGGAAGTAACCAGCTTCCCGAACTTTCCTTCACACCCACGAAGGGAGCTTCGCTATGCCTTCAGCATGCCATCGCGACCCCGGAAAATCCAGCGCACCAGGCCCTGGGCGGCGTGTCGCCCGCCAACCCCAGCTGCCCTGCGCCACCACCGCCCGCGCCGGCTTCACCTCAGGTGACGCGTACGACCACCGGGCCGCCGCACAAATCTGCGCCAGCTGCCCACTCGCCGACGCCTGCCTACACGAGGCGTTCCGACTCGACACCGCCCACCGCGCCGGCACCGACCCGTACGGCGCCTACGGCTGCTGGGGCGGGGTTTGGTTCGAACCCGGCCACCCGCCCGAGCAGCTGCTCCACAGCACGGCAGTACCCGCCCGGTGAGCGCCCCGGCTGCTGTCGACGCCTGGCAGCTCACCCGGCAGATCTCCCCGCGGCCGCGCGTACGCGCCGCCGTGCGCGAGGCCGGCGGCGCGATCGCCAACCTCTACCCGGTCGACGTCGACGTCGACGGACCCGAGCCCGACACCCCGTGGGCGGTCTGCCTCACCGGACCCGACCGCCGCTACCACCTGCTCGGGTTCGACTTCGACGCCAAACAACCCGGCCGCCCCGCGGCCCACGACGCCGAACGGCTCGCTTCGCTGTGCGACCAGCTGCGGATCCCGGTGGTGCTGTGCGCGTCCGCCGGCGACCCCGACGGCGGCCGGCACCTGTGGATCGGGCTCGCGCACACCCTTGACGCCCGCCTGGTGCACACCCTCGCGCGGGCGGCCGCCAGCTGGCTGCCCAGCCTCGACATCACGCCGCTGCTCAACCCCGCCGCCGGCTGCCTGCGCCCGCCCGGCGCACCCCACCGCACCGGCCAGCCCTCTCAGATCCTGCGCGGCGACCCCGTCGAGCTGATCCGGCCCCGCGCGAGCCGTCGCCAGCTCACCCAGCTGCTCGACGCCATCGAGGACCAGCTCGCCCACTACCGCAACCCCACAACCGCAGCACCGAGCGCGGCGGCGGGTGTGGCGATCGACGGCCACGGCCGCCGCTACCTGCCCGGCCGGACACGGCGTACACCGGCGCCGGCGAGCCTGGACGCGCTCACCACCGCCGTTCCCGCCGGCGCCGACGCCTCCGCACAGATGTGGGTCGCGCTGCTCGGCTGCGCCCGCGCCGGCTGGCAGCACCACGAGCTCGCCGCCTTGCTCGACACTGCGCCCGGTCTCGAACACGCCCGCACCCAACCCGCCGCCGACCGCGGCCGCTCAAGAACCCCGCGGCCGACGTCCGGCCGGCACAGCCCGGCCCGGGTCCTCGCCGACGACTGGGACCGTGCCGTCGACCACCTCGCCCGACAGCACCCTCCAGCCGCCCGCACCGCGCACGATGCCGACGCCGCCCGAAAGGCCGCGGCGATCGACCACACCGTGCACGCAATCCAGGAGCGGGCCGACGCCATGCCCGGCCGCTGGCGCCACGGCGGCGCCACCCACCGCCGCACCCTCGACGGAATCTGCCTGCTCGCCTGCCGCGGCCTGACCCTCGACCTCGAGCTCCCGATCCGCCACCTCGGCCTGCTCACCGGACTCAGCCGCGAAACCGTCCGCCAGGCCCTCGCCGCCCTCGCCGCCGATGGCTGGCTCATCCACACCCGACCAACCCACGGCCCCCGAGCCGCCGCCTGGGTTCTCCACAGCCCCCTCGACTATCCCTTGCCACAAGAGGTCACACGCCCCCGACTCGGTAGGCCCCAGCGGTCGCAGCTCGAGCAGCGCCTTGCGCTCGCCCGCCACGACGCGTTCAGCACCACGCGCGCCGGGGGTCAGGGCCTCGGCTGCGAGGCTGGCACCGCGTGGGCACGACTCAGCACCGAACCGGACCTTGCCGCTCAAACCCGCGACACCATCCTCGGGAAGCTGAACCGTGCAGGTCTTCTCGAACAGACGGTCAACCTGGGGACCGGTGAACTGAGCTGGCAGCCTGTCGATCGACGTGACCAGGTCGCCAGCGAACGCGGATGCACTGGCGTCTTGGAGGCTCGCGCCCAAAGCTACGCCGCAGAACAGAGGTTGTGGGCCTGGTGGAACCGAGAACTCACCTTCCTCCGCTCTCCCCGCAAGGAACGCCGGCGACTCCGCCCCTACGCTCCCGCACTGGTCCGCGTCGACGAGTCCCGCTACCCACGGCGACCCGGCGGGCTCCCCGACCATCCGACGGCGTACGCAGCTCTCATCGAGGAACAGCAGGCGTCAATAGTGCCAGCAGCCGCGTGAGCTTCGCGGGTGAAACCTGTGCGAATCCAACAGTGGGCGACCACCTGCGCGTCTGTGTTTCCTGATTCGGCAATTCTCGAACCTCACCGGCTCCGCGCAAGGGCCGCAAAACACGGCCTGCGGCCGCCCTCCGGGATCGCTCCGCGATTCTTTTGCTTCCCCCCTTGCTTCTCCGCCGCCTCGGCCTCGAACTTGCTGCCATCAGGAAACACCCCCACCACCGTCAACACCACCAACACCAGCATTAGAGGAGCGAACATGACCAACAGCACCACCTGGCCCGTCGTCGAGTACAACGTCAAGAAGACTGCCCAGCAGATCCGCACCACACTGCGAACCAGCTACCCCGACACCAGCTTCCGGGTCCGGATGAGCCGCGGCACCGGTTACGGCTGGCTCGACATCGCCTGGACCGACGGGCCCACCGAACCCGCCGTAATGGAGCTGACGGCCCGGTTCCAGTCCGCACGGTTCGACAGCACCGCCGACAGCTACCAGCCGATGCTTCCCGAGCTGTACCTGATCGACGGCGTCCCGACCGAGATCCGCTACCACTGCCGCGGCATCAGCACCGCCCGGACCTACAGCCCCGACGCCCGGGAATGGGCACAACGACACGCCCAGCCCGGAACAGACAGCTGGCACCGCGCCGAACGCCTCGGCTACCCCGACACCGCCGACCTCGCCACCCGCATCCTCCTCGAGGAAACCAACCTCACCAGCTAACGCCACTCTTACCAGCATTACCACCACAGAAGGGAACCACGCCATGATCGTCACCGTGTACACCAAGCCCGGCTGCGGGCCCTGCCGCGCCACTCAGCGCGCTCTCACCGCCGCCGGGATCGACTTCCGGGCCGTCGACCTGACCGCCAATGCCGACGCACTTGCCCACGTTCGCCAGCTCGGCTACAGCTCCGCGCCCGTCGTCGAAGCCAGCGCCACCCATTGGGCCGGGTTCCAGCCCGACAAGATCATCGCGCTGAAGTCTTGACCCGCAAAACCCCCAACAGTACTATTAACTCTAACGCCAGCAACTAGCGAAGGGACTCATGTCATGAGCACGATCAGCCGCACCGGAAACCTGGCCGCCGCCCCCGAGCTGCGCCAAGGCGAGTCTGGGCCCTATACCTACGCCCGCGTCATCGTCACCGACCGGATCCGCCAGGCCGACGACAGCTGGACCGACGGGCCGGCGATCGCCTACAACGTCGCGGTCAGCGGCTCCCAGGCCGAAAACCTGGTCGCCGCCGCCGAATCCGGCGGGAACATCCGGGTCACTTTCACCGGGACCTACCGGGTCACCGAGTACGTCGACAACGAAGGCGGCACCCGGATCCAACATGAGGTCCGTGCCACCGACATCGGCGCCAGCTTCCGCGGCCAGCGAGTGCAGGTCGTCCGGCCCGGAGGGACCAGCTGAACACGGCGAATCGTCGCGGTGGAGGGTGCGGTCCCAATGCGGGCCGCCCCCTTACCCCTGTAGCTCTATTAGTAGTGTTAGTTCTGTTAGATGTGAGGAGACTCCGATGATCTTGGCCGTGAGTAATCAGAAGGGCGGCGTGGGCAAGACCACGACCACCGTGCAGCTGGCCGCGGTCGCGGCCGCGCAGGGCCGGCGGGTGCTGCTCGTCGACGCCGACGTGCAAGGCAACCTGTCGAGCGTGGTGGCCGAGGTCGATGACGACCAGACCGGGCTGGCCGACGTGCTGTCCACCCGATCACCCGACACCATCCGGGACGTCATCACCGGCACCGGCTGGCGCCAAGTGGACCTGGTCCCGACCGCCGGCGTCGCGCTAGGCGCCGTCCGTGACGAGCTGGTGATCGCCGGCGCCGGCCGCGAACTCCGACTGCGCGAGGCGATCGGCGAGGTGGCGGGGGAGTACGACCTGATCGTGATCGACTGCGCCCCGGCGCTGGACCAGCTGACCATCAACGCGTTGTGCGCCGCGGATGCGGTCGCGATCATCACCCACACCAAACTGTGGTCGTTGAACGGGCTCGACCAGCTGCTCGCGACGATCGGCAGCGTGCAGACCTACTACAACCAGGGCTTGCGGATCGCCGGCGTGGTGGTCAACCAGCACGAGGCCGGAACGGTGTCCGGGCGGGCCTGGCTGGACGACCTGCGCACCGCCACGGCTGCACGTGACCTCGAGCTGCTCGAGCCGCCCATCCCGAAACGGGTGCTGATCTCTGATGCGACCGAGGCCGGCCGCGGCCTGGCCGACTGGGGGAGCGCGGAAGCGAGCGAGTTGGCCCAGATCTACGCCCAACACCTCATTGCCCTGACCCGCGAGGATCCGACCCCGAAGGCGGTGGCCCGATGAGCGCCCGACCCGCACCCAAGCGATCCCGGCTGGCCGGGAATTCGCCCGTCGCCCCCGCACCAGCCGAAGCGCCGGCCGAACAGCCCGCGCCGGCGGCGCCGGCGAAGAAAAGCCGGCCGAAAGTGTCGTTCTACCAAGACCCAGACGACACCGCCCGGGTCCGCGCCGCCATCCTGCACACCATGACCACCGAAGGCTCCCGCGGCCTGTCGCAGTTCATCCACGACGCCGTGATGGAGAAAGTCGAGCAGCTCGAGGCCCGCTACAACGGCGGCGAGCCGTTCCCGCCAGTCGGCCCGCGCGAACTACCGCAGGGCCGCCCGATGGGCGAATAGACCGACTGGGCGCTGGTCTGGCGTCGACGAGGAGGAAGGCTGTGCAGGTCCCGTTGCAGTACCGGCCGCTCGGCGTGGAGGGCTCCACCCGGGCCAGGCACTCGGTGTGGTGGCGCCGGCTGCGGCACGGATGGCGCCGGCTCGCCGCCACCGGCGACCAGCTGCCGGTCATGCCGCGCCACTACGCGATCGCGCTCGTCGCGCTGCTGTTCGTGGTGGGCTGGGGGACCGGCGTGCGTGTTGCGATCGAGTATCTGATCGCACCGACGGCGCCTGAGTTGTTGTATGCGTCGATTCCGGCGGCGCTGGCGAAACAGCTGCCCGAGTGGGCGACCATCGCGGTCTGCCTGGTCGCGCTGCTCGCTACGTTACGGATCTTCGGGATCCGGCCCGCGGCACTCGGCCTGCGCCGCCCGCGCAGCCTCTCGGATTGGGGCTGGGAGGCCGGCGCAGCGCTGTGGTGGTTCGCCGCCCTCGGCGTCGGTGGCTTCCTCGGCTCCCGGGCCCGCGCGCTCTGGGGCGGGGAAGCCGGCTACCCCGGGATCGGGCTGCTCCAAGGCAACGGTGTCGAGCTGGCCGGCACCCTCCTGTCGGTCACCTTGGCCGGGCCGGCCGAGGAGATCATCCTGGTCGCCGGGCTGGTCGTCGCCTTTCAGGCCGCCCGGATCCCGCTCCCCGTCATCCTGGCCGTCGGGATCGCGCTGCGGGTGTCGTTCCACCTCTACTACGGGCCCGCGATTGCACTCACCCAGCACCTGGCCTGGGCGATCGGCGTGCTGCTCGGATTCCTGCTGATGCGCCGGATCCTCGGCATGGTCGTGATGCACAGCCTGGCCAATGCCATCGCCGCCGTCACCGCCTACACCGGGATGGGCCTGGTGTTCGCCCAGCTCGTCTACTTCCTGGTGTTCGCCGGCCTGCTTGTTCTCGTCATCCTTGGCATGCGGTCCAGGCAGAAGGCTCGCCGACGCGGGCGAGCGCCGACCCAGGACCGGATCCGGGCTGCCGAGGCCGTGGTCGACGAGCTCGCCCACGCGGCCGGGATGGCCAGACCGAAGGTCGTGGTGAAAGGGGAATATAACGCCTCCGCGCGCGGGGGTTCGCAGCTCGAGCTTGGCTCTCGGCTCCTCGCCGAACCTGTGGCGGTGATCGGCCCGGTCATTGCGCACGAGTTTGCCCACCTCGAGGAGTGGGCCACCCCGAAGGCGGCCCGGCGGCGCGTGTTCTCCGCGGTGGGCCTGCCGGGCTTGATGCTGGTGGGTATGGGTTTGCTCGGGTTGCCGTTGTGGACCGCCGAGCCGCCGTGGTGGTGGACCGGTGCCGTGATCGCCGCCATCGTCGCCATGGTCGCGCTCATACTGGCCAACGCCGCCCAGCAGCGCGCGCTGGAAACCGCCGCCGATGCCCGCGGGGCCGAGCTGGGCTACCCGATGACGCTCGGCACGCTGCGCTGGCTGAACCGCGCCGAACACGGCGCGATCGCGTCCCTGCTGCCCACCTGGCTACGCCTTCACCCGAAACCTGCCGATCGGGCCGCCCGATTCGGCATCGTCGACGACGCCAGCCACGGAGTGTTGGATGCCCCACCAGATGATGCCGATCGCGGCGAGCCGCGGGCCGACGCGCCCGTCTCGACATCGACGATGGCCACCCGGGCCCGCCAGCCACCGCCCGTGCGGCGCCAGTCCAACAACAACGCCTCGACACCCCGCTCGACACCATCACCGCCACGGGTACGAAGCCAGCAATGCCGCTGCCGCGGCTGCCACACCCCGCCCGCCAGCACCGCGATGCGCCGCTGATCCGCAGCCAGCCGGGCCGCCCGATCGGCCGGTGTCCGCCGCGTTCCCGTACCAAACAGCCAACCACCCCGCACCACCAAACAGCCCTGACGTCGGTAACAGGGGTAATAGGGGCGCCAATGCGCCGGCTGCGTCTATAACCTCAACAAGGCACGTGCGTTAGGTCCGTGGTGTCGCCCGGGCGAGCGCACGGTACACGGTGGCGCGGCCGACACCGAAGAGTTCGGCCAGCTCGGTGACGGTGTGCTCGCCGGCGGCGTGCAGCTGCACCAGGTGTTTGTCCTGGGCAGCGGTCAGCGTCGGCCGGCGGCCACGGAGTCGGCCCTTGGCGCGGGCGATCGCCATTCCTTCGCGGGTGCGCAGGCGGATCAGGTCGGCCTCGAACTCCGCGACCAAGGCAAGGGTGTTGAACAGCAGCTTGCCGATCGGATCGTCCGGGTCATAGATGCTGGGGCCGATCGCCAAGGCGACGCCGCGGTCGGTCAGCTCGCCGGCGATATCACGCGCGTCGGGCACGGATCGGGCGAGTCGGTCGAGCTTGGTGACGACCAAGACATCGCCAGGCCGGCAGGCGGCCAGCGCTTCGCGCAGGCCAGGGCGGTCGCGATCGGTGCCGGTGAGCCCGTGGTCGACGTAGATCCGTGCCTCGTCGACGCCCAGGGCAACCAGTCCCGCACGCTGCGCCTCGAGGTCCTGGTCGCGCGTGGAGACTCGCGCGTAGCCGATCCGCATGGCCATCCCCCTGCTCTGTCCGGTTAGGCTCCCATCACCGGACACATTATCGGACGGGGCTATCGGACGGACAGGCGGCGCGGCGCGGCGTTTCGCCAAGGCGGCAACCAAGGTGACCGGTTAGCGATCGGCTATCGGACGTTCCCAAGCGTGTGGTGGTTGGCGATCGCCAGAAGGACGTCGGCGTGGCAGGGGAGGTCGAGGGGGCACCAGCAGGCCAGGTCTCGCCCCGGCAGCTCGGCCTGTGCTCGCTGAACGAGTTCGGGCTGGGTAGTGAGCCAGGCGCGGTACTGCTCGACTGCTCGTTCGTTCGCCTCGGCAGTGCGTACCGGTGGACGGAACGGGTTCGCCCAGATCGTGGGATACGCGACACTGCGGGCCTCGTCGGGGAGCCGGGAACCCCTCGCACGGGACATGCGTAACCGTTGCGGGGGTGTCATCCGGCGTCTTCGGCTTGGGGCAGCGTCTCGGCGAGACGTTCGGCGGCGGACTCGTGGTACTCGGCGTTGATATCGATACCCGTATAGCGCCGGCCGAGCATCAGTGCCGCTCGTCCGGTCGTGGCGAGTCCGGAGAATGGGTCGAGGACGAGATCACCTGGTCGCGAGCCGGCGGCGATGCATCGCAGGGGTATGTCGATCGGGAACATGGCGAAGTGGTCTGCCGACCGGTTTGGGCGGGTGGCGATGGACCAGACATCGCCAGGGTTAGCGGTCTCCCACGTCTTCGTTGACAGCGTGCTGCCGGGGTTGCTGCCGCTGTAGAGGCGGTGCGCTGTCGCGGTGCCGGCACCGGTCGCGAATCGTTCGCGGTCACGGTTGCCCGCCGACCGTCCACTGCCGGGGATCTTGATCGCGTCTAGGTCGAAGTAGTAATGCGGTCGGCGGGCGAGGAGGAACAGATGTTCGTGTCGGGTCGCGAGGCGGTCTGTCGCGGAGGTGGGCATCGCGTTGGGCTTGTGCCACACCACATCGTTGCGGACGATCCAGCCCGTCTCTTGCAGGGCGAGCACGACCCGCGCCGGCATCATCAGCAGGCTCTTGACCGGCGCCGCTGCGGTGGTGTTGCCGCGAGGCGCGACTACACCGGTTCGGTGACCGCGGCCGCCGTGGCGGTCGAAGCTCGGTCCGCGGTTCGCCCGCGAGGAGTAGCTGTCACCCAGGTTCAGCCAGAACGTTCCATCGGGGCGCAGCACCCGCGTCGCCGCGGTGGCCACGGCGACCAGGGCCTCGACGTAGGCGTCCGGGGTCGGTTCCTGACCAATCTGGTCCGGCCGACCTCTGTAGTCGCGCAGCATGTAGTAGGGCGGGCTGGTGACGATGGTCTGCACGCTGCCCGCCGGCATGCGGTCCAGCACCCGTACGGCTGTCCCGAGATGCAGTGCCCAGCCCGCTCCGTCCCGGTACGGAACCGGACCCATCCGGCCCGGAGACCCTTGGCGCCGCCGATACGCGGCCTGCCGACACGAGTTCGAGCAAAACCGGCGCGGCCGACCTCCCGACGATGGACTCCCATCGAAGGGTTGGCCGCAGGAATCGCACGCTGCAGGTCCTCGGCGCTGGGGTTCCTCGAGCAGTCCCATCCCGCCTCCACAACAGCTAGTTACGTAACGTCGAGAATACCCCACTAGAGAGGTTTCGTAACGCCATTTTCAAGGGACCGGCGGATCCGGTCACTGATCGGCTAACGGACGCGGTGCTGTTGGACGACGGCTCGGCGCGCATACCAGGCGCGTCGGCAGTGCGCCGAGCGGACTGTAAGGGTGCGATCAACGAGGGCGTTGCTGATGGCCCCGGCCGCCGAGCAAGCCATCGCCTAACGGAAGTTGCCGGCCGGGCTGTTGGCGATCACCAGGAGCACGTCGGCATGGCGGGGGCAGGTCGAGGAGACACCAGCACGCTAGGTGTGATGTGCAGGGACGCTGCGGGATGAACCCATGAGTCACCGTCCGGTGCCGCGGTCTACCTCTGGTGCTGCGTAATGCTGAGATGGCCGCGCCCCCGGCCGGTTGCCCTGGGTGGGGCTCGTGCCGGCTTCGAGCTGGCCACGGCGCTCGACGCACTCGTTCAGCCGGAAGTCGAGCCATTCCTCGCTTCGGCGGATCTCGGCGACAATCGCTGCGACTCGCGGTAGGCCCTCCTGCCTTAGACGACGGTCCAGAGCTTCGCCGAGTTCGGTCTGTCCCTCGGTTCCCACGCTGCCGATCAGGGCCGCCATCGCGCGTTGGTACGCGACCGGATTGGGCCGGGGGCCGGCGAGGGCCTCGGCGGCGGCCTGGCGCTGAGATGCAACGTCAGCAGAGACCTCCGCTTGGCCGGGATCCTGACTGGCGATGAGTTGGTCTCGTAGGCGGTCGGCTCCCTCGATCACTCCAAACCTCGCATAGGCGAGGATCATCTGCTGGTCGAAGTCGTGATCGGGGGTGACGGGCCCTCGAGATTCTGTTGGCTGACGGAACATTGTGTTGGCGGGCACAGCGGTGGCCTCGAGAAGGTTCCGTACCGTGCTTTCTTCGCTGGACGTGGTGCTCATGGCGATTTCTCCGGTCGCGGTTGTGGTGGTCTATGCCCCGCCCGGGGAGGCGAGCCTGCGTAGCTGTTCATAGCCCGCGGGCGACTGCTGCGGCGACGGCGAGCCATGCGCGTTGTGTTCTTGATAAAACAGCGGTTTTATCAAAGCTTATCTAGGCGTCAGGCCACAGTGCGATCCTGACGGACATGGGGGACGCGTCGGACGCTCGCAGACCGTGGCGCCGAGCGGGCACTGCTGGAGGGTGTTGAATCGGCGGAATCGCCGGGGTACCGGCTCTCCTGATCCGCTGGCGCCGGCACACCGGGGGAGAGTTCTGGTTCGGCCTGATCGTGGTGGTCGTCGACGGCGAGCCGGCGGTCTCGTGGGCGCCAGCTGATCGCCTAACGGACAGGGGGGCTGTTGTGGCCGATCGAACGACCGCCCGACCGGGCGCGGTGTCGCCACCAGGGGCCTTAGTCGCCGATGTGTTCGTGGCAGTCGCGGCAGATGACTGCTGTGGCGGATTCTCGTACGGCGGTGCGGTGGGGCCAGGAGCGGATGGTTGTCAGGTTGGCGAGTTGTGGTCGATGGCGAGCACGTAGCGTGCAGATGAGCCGGCCCAGTCGCCGGCGCAAAGTCACGGCTTCCGACGTTCGGAGGAACGTTCGCGCAACGCGTCGCATGCGGTGCACTCCCAACAGTTTGGAGGGTTGCCAGCATCGTAATGTGCGCCGCCGACAGCACCTGCCGAAACTGGCGCGCGTCAGGCCGTTGGCAGGTGTTCCCCTTGCCCTGATAGCTGCCGATCTCGGGCACCGGGGGTGGGGTCAAGGGGCTGTGAGTAAAGGAATCGCGGAGCGATCCCGGAGGGCGCCGGAGGCGTGCTTTGCGTCCCCTTGACCCCACCCCCGGTGCCCGAACAATGGAGGCGGCGGGGCAAGGGCGCGGGGCGTTACCGCTCGAATCCCGGTTGGGCGGGGTGCGGGTAGGGCCGTAGCTGCGCTGGTCGGACGGGTGTTGCCGCGGGGTGGTTGGTCGCGGTGGCGGTTTCGTG belongs to Naumannella cuiyingiana and includes:
- a CDS encoding MinD/ParA family ATP-binding protein, translating into VDHHAITVSALKGGITKTTVVLAIGTVLALHRRDLVLAIDANAHRGTLAQRLGEETTKTVRDLAGQLNQVTSATDFRRFTSQADTRLEVLASERDPVKAQGFSAEEYRDVVDVAKIFRSVILTDTGTDLTLPLMAEVYRATDTLVVTATTAHDGIQLAAETLDWWAEFAGEELVSHAVLAVTEIVPFTLRPDQTHHVEQLLQAHQQQQQQRRAEIRAQLGGRVAEIIFVPYDPHLHDGGHFAWHQLGRDTQIAYEQLAYAIAQQFGGRGRIVGTENSRQSHGSGTGT
- a CDS encoding ArsR family transcriptional regulator gives rise to the protein MNAFGMSPVRIAILSVLARQSDLTIGEIADATALSRPTIGPHLGAMLTAGLIRTDQPDQQALGGRRVRYSANTAEVRRQIAQLMGTLAPIPPRKRP
- a CDS encoding ribbon-helix-helix protein, CopG family, which encodes MARWTRTETDTRPLPVGAEVDLDTVALFDTISRARGHRSRSVTLREAIDEYIDTHGHEAGLVPQEALFDAAG
- a CDS encoding LPD29 domain-containing protein, producing the protein MTNSTTWPVVEYNVKKTAQQIRTTLRTSYPDTSFRVRMSRGTGYGWLDIAWTDGPTEPAVMELTARFQSARFDSTADSYQPMLPELYLIDGVPTEIRYHCRGISTARTYSPDAREWAQRHAQPGTDSWHRAERLGYPDTADLATRILLEETNLTS
- a CDS encoding glutaredoxin family protein codes for the protein MIVTVYTKPGCGPCRATQRALTAAGIDFRAVDLTANADALAHVRQLGYSSAPVVEASATHWAGFQPDKIIALKS
- a CDS encoding single-stranded DNA-binding protein yields the protein MSTISRTGNLAAAPELRQGESGPYTYARVIVTDRIRQADDSWTDGPAIAYNVAVSGSQAENLVAAAESGGNIRVTFTGTYRVTEYVDNEGGTRIQHEVRATDIGASFRGQRVQVVRPGGTS
- a CDS encoding ParA family protein; translation: MILAVSNQKGGVGKTTTTVQLAAVAAAQGRRVLLVDADVQGNLSSVVAEVDDDQTGLADVLSTRSPDTIRDVITGTGWRQVDLVPTAGVALGAVRDELVIAGAGRELRLREAIGEVAGEYDLIVIDCAPALDQLTINALCAADAVAIITHTKLWSLNGLDQLLATIGSVQTYYNQGLRIAGVVVNQHEAGTVSGRAWLDDLRTATAARDLELLEPPIPKRVLISDATEAGRGLADWGSAEASELAQIYAQHLIALTREDPTPKAVAR
- a CDS encoding ParB family protein; translation: MSARPAPKRSRLAGNSPVAPAPAEAPAEQPAPAAPAKKSRPKVSFYQDPDDTARVRAAILHTMTTEGSRGLSQFIHDAVMEKVEQLEARYNGGEPFPPVGPRELPQGRPMGE
- a CDS encoding M48 family metalloprotease, translated to MQVPLQYRPLGVEGSTRARHSVWWRRLRHGWRRLAATGDQLPVMPRHYAIALVALLFVVGWGTGVRVAIEYLIAPTAPELLYASIPAALAKQLPEWATIAVCLVALLATLRIFGIRPAALGLRRPRSLSDWGWEAGAALWWFAALGVGGFLGSRARALWGGEAGYPGIGLLQGNGVELAGTLLSVTLAGPAEEIILVAGLVVAFQAARIPLPVILAVGIALRVSFHLYYGPAIALTQHLAWAIGVLLGFLLMRRILGMVVMHSLANAIAAVTAYTGMGLVFAQLVYFLVFAGLLVLVILGMRSRQKARRRGRAPTQDRIRAAEAVVDELAHAAGMARPKVVVKGEYNASARGGSQLELGSRLLAEPVAVIGPVIAHEFAHLEEWATPKAARRRVFSAVGLPGLMLVGMGLLGLPLWTAEPPWWWTGAVIAAIVAMVALILANAAQQRALETAADARGAELGYPMTLGTLRWLNRAEHGAIASLLPTWLRLHPKPADRAARFGIVDDASHGVLDAPPDDADRGEPRADAPVSTSTMATRARQPPPVRRQSNNNASTPRSTPSPPRVRSQQCRCRGCHTPPASTAMRR
- a CDS encoding recombinase family protein, which produces MAMRIGYARVSTRDQDLEAQRAGLVALGVDEARIYVDHGLTGTDRDRPGLREALAACRPGDVLVVTKLDRLARSVPDARDIAGELTDRGVALAIGPSIYDPDDPIGKLLFNTLALVAEFEADLIRLRTREGMAIARAKGRLRGRRPTLTAAQDKHLVQLHAAGEHTVTELAELFGVGRATVYRALARATPRT
- a CDS encoding DUF4326 domain-containing protein, which gives rise to MTPPQRLRMSRARGSRLPDEARSVAYPTIWANPFRPPVRTAEANERAVEQYRAWLTTQPELVQRAQAELPGRDLACWCPLDLPCHADVLLAIANHHTLGNVR
- a CDS encoding DNA methyltransferase, coding for MLDRMPAGSVQTIVTSPPYYMLRDYRGRPDQIGQEPTPDAYVEALVAVATAATRVLRPDGTFWLNLGDSYSSRANRGPSFDRHGGRGHRTGVVAPRGNTTAAAPVKSLLMMPARVVLALQETGWIVRNDVVWHKPNAMPTSATDRLATRHEHLFLLARRPHYYFDLDAIKIPGSGRSAGNRDRERFATGAGTATAHRLYSGSNPGSTLSTKTWETANPGDVWSIATRPNRSADHFAMFPIDIPLRCIAAGSRPGDLVLDPFSGLATTGRAALMLGRRYTGIDINAEYHESAAERLAETLPQAEDAG